In a single window of the Desulfovibrio mangrovi genome:
- a CDS encoding polysaccharide biosynthesis/export family protein — protein sequence MKRAFVTIMFFLAMAVITTSAFAGEYRLGAGDAVAINVWGEPDLNIQAAIRPDGVITMPGVGEVAAAEKTPNELQKELVDKLKTLVRNPIVTVTVLAFRNNSVVVHGQGVEPKVVPLDGRTTLLQLLSSIAPGNMADLKGAYVMRDDKKVVEGFEELFLRGETSRDIVLEPGDRIFIPYREDRFVFVLGAVQAPQAIPFYEGVTILEAILQAGGFGKYADENDTVIIRKVAGKTSTIKVKGEDLIKRGDLEQNVNLVAGDYVIVREGLF from the coding sequence ATGAAAAGAGCCTTTGTTACCATCATGTTCTTTCTGGCTATGGCAGTGATTACGACTTCGGCGTTTGCCGGCGAGTATCGGCTTGGTGCCGGTGACGCGGTTGCCATCAACGTGTGGGGCGAACCTGACCTGAATATTCAGGCCGCCATTCGTCCTGACGGAGTGATTACCATGCCCGGCGTGGGTGAAGTGGCTGCGGCGGAGAAGACGCCTAACGAGCTGCAGAAAGAGTTGGTGGACAAGCTGAAGACTCTGGTCCGTAACCCCATAGTCACGGTCACGGTTCTTGCTTTTCGTAACAACTCCGTTGTTGTCCATGGTCAGGGTGTGGAACCCAAGGTGGTGCCCCTGGATGGCCGCACAACCCTGCTTCAGCTGCTTTCATCCATTGCCCCCGGCAATATGGCCGACCTGAAGGGGGCATATGTGATGCGCGATGACAAAAAGGTGGTTGAGGGCTTTGAGGAGTTGTTCCTTCGCGGCGAAACCTCCCGCGACATCGTGCTCGAACCCGGCGACCGTATATTCATTCCGTACCGGGAAGACCGTTTCGTCTTTGTGCTCGGCGCAGTGCAGGCTCCGCAGGCCATTCCCTTCTATGAGGGCGTGACCATTCTTGAGGCGATTCTGCAGGCTGGCGGATTCGGAAAATATGCTGATGAGAATGACACGGTCATTATCCGCAAGGTGGCAGGCAAGACTTCCACGATCAAGGTGAAGGGAGAAGACCTCATCAAGCGTGGAGATCTTGAGCAGAACGTAAACTTGGTTGCAGGCGATTACGTTATCGTACGCGAAGGACTTTTCTAG
- a CDS encoding XrtA system polysaccharide chain length determinant yields MQGLDHSRHVVKRIVKLLVDRIVLISAILFAFVLGAVVLSYSLPKRYEARGTVYIEQSVINDLVRGIAITPSMSAKIKVLNVTMLSRAMLLEVIRELDMDVNADSEPALDTLINTVRSKVEISLNESKGLFFISYVDEDPARARDFVNTLIRRYIEESTTSKREEAFEATRFLADQIELFRKRIEQAQVDIDDYLSRNGKALNANEQILRQEIEMAEAKLQGLRIRKNELVAKRSLLVRNTPLRKRLEDLEAGRTSLLVNYTENHPRVRRVQEEIVAVKHEISRNGESEKRAVYGTAEYQETRVELEAIAQIERGLERQIVDGTDQLRRIPAMRSELQELERKKKKESIIYEQLVARYGQSEVSKQMELQDKAVSFRVIDPATLPVYPISPNRVLILLAGLFLGIGGGTGLVLLLDFLDGRVKAYHELERFGIPIMVVVPDIDSLKNDDGLLREHWRTLSVLGGILALFIGMVVIEAQQLTYIEDAVNTLVRMVSNIV; encoded by the coding sequence ATGCAAGGTCTTGATCACAGTCGGCACGTCGTCAAACGCATTGTGAAGCTGCTTGTGGACAGGATTGTCCTGATTTCAGCGATCCTGTTTGCGTTCGTTCTGGGGGCCGTCGTCCTCAGCTACTCGTTGCCCAAACGCTATGAGGCAAGAGGGACGGTGTACATTGAGCAGAGTGTGATCAACGACCTTGTGCGCGGCATAGCCATTACCCCATCCATGTCGGCCAAGATCAAGGTTCTCAATGTGACCATGCTGAGCCGGGCCATGCTTCTCGAGGTCATCCGGGAGCTGGATATGGATGTCAATGCCGACTCTGAACCGGCTTTGGATACGCTCATCAATACCGTGCGCAGCAAGGTGGAGATATCTCTCAATGAAAGCAAGGGCCTGTTCTTCATCTCCTATGTGGATGAGGATCCGGCCCGCGCCCGGGACTTCGTGAATACGCTGATCCGACGATACATTGAGGAAAGCACCACCTCCAAACGCGAAGAAGCCTTTGAAGCCACGCGCTTTCTGGCAGACCAGATTGAACTGTTCCGCAAGCGTATCGAGCAGGCTCAGGTTGATATCGACGACTATCTGTCCCGTAACGGCAAGGCGCTCAATGCCAACGAGCAGATATTGCGGCAGGAAATCGAAATGGCTGAAGCCAAACTGCAGGGGCTGCGCATCAGAAAGAATGAGTTGGTGGCCAAACGCAGTCTGCTGGTTCGCAACACCCCGCTCAGAAAGCGCCTTGAAGATCTGGAGGCAGGCCGTACTTCCCTGCTTGTGAACTATACGGAGAATCATCCCAGAGTTCGCCGGGTGCAGGAAGAGATCGTTGCGGTCAAGCACGAGATATCGCGCAACGGCGAGAGCGAGAAACGGGCTGTCTACGGGACTGCAGAGTATCAGGAGACCAGGGTTGAGCTGGAAGCCATAGCGCAGATCGAGCGGGGGCTGGAGCGCCAGATTGTGGACGGTACCGACCAGCTCAGGCGTATTCCGGCCATGCGTTCCGAACTGCAGGAGCTTGAACGCAAGAAGAAGAAAGAAAGCATAATCTACGAGCAGCTTGTGGCCCGTTATGGTCAGTCAGAAGTTTCCAAGCAGATGGAGCTTCAGGATAAGGCTGTGAGCTTCAGGGTGATCGATCCCGCAACCCTGCCGGTGTATCCGATCAGCCCCAACAGGGTGCTCATTCTTCTTGCAGGCTTGTTCCTCGGGATCGGGGGCGGGACCGGACTGGTCCTGCTGCTCGACTTCCTTGATGGCAGAGTGAAAGCGTATCATGAACTGGAGCGTTTCGGCATTCCGATCATGGTCGTGGTGCCGGACATCGACAGCCTCAAGAATGATGACGGACTGCTGCGGGAGCACTGGCGCACACTCTCCGTGCTTGGCGGTATTCTTGCCCTGTTTATCGGGATGGTCGTCATTGAAGCCCAGCAGCTCACATACATAGAGGATGCCGTGAACACCTTGGTTCGGATGGTGTCGAACATCGTTTAG
- a CDS encoding XrtA-associated tyrosine autokinase, whose amino-acid sequence MSRIERALERAESLQAGKTAAEGEEKPSILERAAGAASERNRTPEPMQGDSDVATPASAGAAPGRVAKHVAPRLKLSGKSTLVRQTPEIDTSKIVAAQGLYSPASEEYRKLKEQLVKLTNSKGFQNTVLVTSATVGEGKSITAVNLAVSLAMEFDHTVLLIDADIRRPTCHNYFNTAVEPGLAECLLDGVEVKDALVATGIGRLSFLPAGRPVDNPVEVLNSSLMKDFLAEIKSRYPDRYVIIDTAPVLPFAEARVLSRFVDGTLLVVRERAVSVREVQETLQALSGANVLGIVYNGATKANSPGSYYYGYHYGHKI is encoded by the coding sequence ATGAGCAGAATTGAACGTGCCCTTGAGCGGGCGGAAAGTCTGCAGGCCGGAAAGACTGCTGCCGAGGGGGAGGAAAAGCCTTCCATTCTGGAGCGGGCTGCAGGAGCTGCCTCCGAACGGAACAGGACTCCGGAGCCGATGCAAGGTGATTCTGATGTTGCGACACCTGCCTCCGCTGGCGCAGCTCCCGGCAGGGTGGCCAAGCATGTGGCCCCACGGTTGAAATTATCCGGAAAGTCGACGCTGGTGCGCCAGACGCCCGAGATAGATACATCCAAGATCGTTGCGGCTCAGGGGCTGTATTCTCCTGCCAGCGAAGAGTATCGCAAGCTCAAGGAACAACTGGTCAAGTTGACCAACTCCAAAGGGTTCCAGAATACGGTTCTGGTCACCAGTGCAACTGTTGGTGAAGGCAAGAGCATCACCGCCGTCAACCTTGCGGTGAGCCTTGCCATGGAGTTTGACCACACCGTTCTGTTGATTGATGCTGATATCCGTCGCCCCACCTGTCACAACTACTTCAATACGGCAGTGGAGCCGGGGCTCGCAGAATGCCTGCTGGATGGTGTCGAAGTGAAGGACGCCCTTGTTGCCACAGGGATAGGACGCCTGAGCTTCCTGCCTGCGGGCAGGCCGGTTGATAACCCGGTGGAAGTCCTGAATTCCTCTCTCATGAAAGACTTTCTGGCAGAGATCAAGAGCCGTTATCCAGACCGTTATGTCATTATTGACACGGCGCCCGTTCTTCCTTTTGCAGAGGCGCGGGTGCTGAGTCGCTTTGTCGACGGCACGCTTCTGGTGGTCCGTGAACGCGCAGTTTCCGTGAGAGAGGTGCAGGAAACGCTTCAGGCGCTCAGCGGGGCTAATGTTCTGGGTATTGTGTACAATGGCGCAACCAAGGCCAATTCCCCCGGCTCGTATTATTACGGCTACCATTATGGGCATAAGATCTAG
- a CDS encoding XrtA/PEP-CTERM system-associated ATPase has protein sequence MYTHYFGLREKPFELLPNPGFLYPSRVHRKALAYLEYGLRERSGFILLTGEVGSGKTTIIRNLLKRDLRKTVLSKVFNTRVDSTQLISMINDDFGLEVGGRDKVAMLRDLNEFLIDQFAAGNKAVLIIDEAQNLTSELLEEVRMLSNLETDNAKLLQIILVGQPELKKTLNSPSLRQLRQRILVQTHLAPLTDDEVAEYVLYRLERAGNRSAVRWGEGALQEVHVATQGIPRLINILCDYLLLDAFSDERMSIGLENVRSVVDEIDFRHVYFPGSEDEIVSDQVVQGGNGSNGEHAIPEGWNGAGVDKGTNERSREAVHRMMKMLREMQQRLEVLENSIPRVDEGDILEMNERLQRLELFYEESALQLGRLSLAFPRLEARMNEKPLALLREEKTEQRGWFRKMWGA, from the coding sequence GTGTACACCCACTACTTCGGTTTACGCGAAAAGCCCTTTGAATTGTTGCCGAACCCGGGCTTTCTGTACCCTAGCAGGGTGCACAGGAAGGCTCTTGCCTATTTGGAATACGGACTGAGGGAGAGGTCGGGTTTCATTCTGCTGACCGGCGAGGTTGGCTCTGGCAAGACAACCATCATACGCAACCTGCTCAAGCGGGATTTGCGAAAAACCGTGCTTTCCAAGGTCTTCAATACTCGGGTCGATTCCACGCAGCTCATCTCCATGATCAACGATGACTTTGGTCTGGAGGTGGGGGGGCGGGATAAAGTCGCCATGCTGCGTGACCTCAATGAGTTTCTCATTGATCAGTTTGCCGCTGGTAACAAGGCGGTGCTGATCATTGACGAGGCACAGAACCTCACCTCCGAGTTGCTTGAAGAGGTGCGGATGCTCTCCAATCTGGAAACGGATAACGCGAAGTTGCTTCAGATCATCCTGGTGGGACAGCCGGAGCTGAAGAAGACGCTGAATTCGCCTTCGTTGCGGCAGTTGCGGCAGCGAATTCTGGTTCAGACGCATCTGGCTCCCCTTACGGATGACGAGGTGGCCGAATACGTCCTGTACCGTCTGGAACGGGCGGGAAACCGCAGCGCGGTCCGTTGGGGAGAGGGTGCTCTTCAGGAAGTGCATGTGGCAACGCAGGGTATTCCCCGGCTTATCAATATTCTTTGTGATTATCTGTTGCTGGATGCGTTTTCCGACGAGCGGATGAGCATCGGTCTGGAGAATGTCCGCAGCGTGGTGGATGAGATTGATTTCCGCCACGTGTATTTCCCCGGGAGCGAAGATGAGATCGTTTCCGATCAGGTGGTTCAGGGAGGGAACGGGAGCAATGGTGAACACGCCATTCCCGAAGGCTGGAACGGTGCCGGAGTGGATAAGGGCACGAACGAGCGGTCCCGTGAGGCGGTGCACAGGATGATGAAGATGCTGCGGGAGATGCAGCAGCGACTAGAAGTTCTGGAGAACAGCATTCCACGTGTGGATGAGGGCGATATTCTGGAGATGAACGAGCGGTTGCAGCGGCTTGAACTGTTTTATGAGGAGTCCGCTTTGCAGCTTGGGCGTTTGAGCCTGGCCTTTCCAAGGCTGGAAGCCAGAATGAATGAAAAACCGCTGGCTCTGCTCAGGGAAGAGAAAACAGAACAGCGTGGCTGGTTCAGAAAAATGTGGGGGGCGTAA
- a CDS encoding TIGR03016 family PEP-CTERM system-associated outer membrane protein codes for MLLSRSFMLFCTLLLLTSQAFAGDLSFKPGIGVSEEYTDNVDETPEGKTDYISHIKPLMELEYDGPRLQTSLSYAGDYQMYASGKNTDLIHDLSMESLVTLMQDRLFLEVTEDYESVYLDSTRGEVADDETGNYRVDRNTFGISPYAMFDVSDQGILTAGYKFLDVRYTSGDEGSDKQEHKGYTSLDYSLTDRLGLLTGYSLTAQDQENKTGLKRHNAYGGARYAFSETFDVTARLGADYTVFNSGGDAVDPFWEIEATKRISRLTLTLASATAFTSDPDTEGDLRTTSYSLKADWDLDRTKLRGGLRYSDSDQGGGARSEELRDSSGYDAQTFTPSVGVTHELTDRLSLDADLRMDFQDKSGDYVQRFFASTGLSYLFTEEVSSYLRYKFKDSYSGTDEDSNYSVNRVELGVEVKF; via the coding sequence ATGTTGTTATCCAGATCATTCATGCTTTTCTGCACGTTGTTGCTGCTCACTTCTCAGGCTTTTGCCGGAGACCTCTCTTTCAAGCCCGGGATAGGTGTTTCCGAGGAATACACGGACAACGTGGATGAAACTCCGGAAGGTAAGACGGATTATATATCGCACATAAAGCCGTTGATGGAGTTGGAGTACGACGGGCCGCGATTGCAGACATCTCTCTCCTATGCAGGGGACTATCAGATGTATGCATCCGGCAAGAATACTGACCTGATTCATGATCTTTCCATGGAATCACTTGTCACCCTGATGCAGGACAGGCTGTTCCTTGAGGTTACCGAAGATTACGAATCGGTCTATCTGGACAGCACGCGTGGTGAAGTTGCGGATGATGAAACCGGCAACTACCGTGTGGACAGGAATACCTTCGGCATTTCGCCGTATGCCATGTTCGATGTGTCTGATCAGGGCATTCTGACCGCAGGCTACAAATTTCTCGATGTCCGCTATACTTCCGGTGATGAAGGTTCGGACAAGCAGGAGCACAAGGGGTACACCTCTCTCGACTATAGCCTGACGGATCGTCTGGGCCTGCTTACCGGCTACAGCCTGACCGCGCAGGACCAGGAAAACAAGACCGGATTGAAACGCCATAATGCCTATGGCGGTGCCCGGTACGCCTTTTCGGAAACGTTTGATGTGACTGCCCGTCTGGGTGCCGATTACACGGTGTTCAACAGCGGCGGCGACGCGGTGGATCCCTTCTGGGAAATTGAAGCGACCAAGCGAATTTCCAGACTGACGTTAACCTTGGCATCTGCAACCGCCTTTACCTCGGACCCGGACACCGAGGGTGACCTGAGAACCACCAGTTACTCTTTGAAGGCGGACTGGGATCTTGATCGTACCAAACTGCGGGGAGGCCTGAGATATTCTGATTCCGACCAGGGCGGCGGTGCCCGTTCCGAGGAGCTCAGGGATTCTTCCGGCTATGACGCCCAGACGTTTACTCCCAGCGTGGGGGTAACCCATGAACTGACGGACAGATTGAGCCTTGATGCGGATCTCCGCATGGATTTTCAGGATAAGAGCGGCGACTATGTGCAGCGTTTTTTTGCAAGCACGGGCCTCTCTTACTTGTTCACAGAAGAGGTAAGCAGTTATCTGAGGTACAAGTTCAAGGATTCCTACTCGGGTACGGACGAGGACAGCAACTACAGCGTAAACCGCGTAGAGCTGGGAGTGGAGGTCAAGTTCTAG
- a CDS encoding XrtA system polysaccharide deacetylase has translation MEQGYFSGTTGRNRPRLPSQRIVFDAQAESGGLTNALTVDVEDYFHVSAFESVISPSDWDGMPHRVVGNTMRVLELFAEYKVSGTFFVLGWVAEKYSFLVRHIAEAGHEIASHGCSHRRLHHLERAEVREELYRSRSLLEDLSGMAVVGYRAPSWSISSATLWVLDVLIELGYLYDSSIFPIYHDLYGIPDAPRLPYVIRRERGELLEFPPTTVPFSLGGRSWNFPIAGGGYLRLLHPGLVQRGIRYVNQKEGSPAVLYFHPWEIDPKQPRVRVGGRSRFRHYLNLDKMEQRLRYLLSRNRFSTMGDVLQKRVLAEAEEGPSSGVGIREDAPAEKGAVPQQEGL, from the coding sequence ATGGAACAGGGATACTTCTCCGGAACGACGGGGCGGAACCGTCCCCGTTTACCATCGCAACGCATCGTTTTTGATGCGCAGGCCGAATCTGGCGGCCTGACCAATGCTCTCACCGTTGATGTGGAAGACTATTTTCATGTCAGCGCATTCGAGAGTGTCATTTCTCCTTCCGACTGGGATGGCATGCCGCATCGCGTGGTGGGTAACACCATGCGGGTGCTTGAGCTATTTGCCGAATACAAGGTCAGCGGAACCTTCTTTGTTCTCGGCTGGGTGGCCGAGAAATATTCCTTCCTTGTCCGTCATATTGCTGAAGCCGGACATGAAATAGCAAGCCATGGCTGCTCACACCGGCGACTGCACCATCTCGAACGGGCCGAGGTGCGCGAAGAACTGTATCGTTCCCGCTCCCTGCTGGAGGATTTGTCCGGCATGGCTGTTGTGGGCTACCGCGCTCCCAGTTGGTCCATCTCTTCTGCAACCTTGTGGGTGCTCGATGTACTGATCGAGCTTGGCTACCTCTACGACTCCAGCATCTTTCCCATCTATCATGATCTTTACGGCATTCCCGATGCACCCCGCCTTCCTTACGTGATTCGCCGCGAGCGAGGCGAACTTCTCGAGTTTCCCCCGACCACCGTGCCGTTTTCACTTGGGGGGCGTTCCTGGAATTTCCCCATTGCCGGAGGCGGGTACCTGAGGCTGTTGCATCCGGGACTGGTGCAACGGGGCATCCGCTATGTGAACCAAAAGGAGGGCAGTCCTGCAGTGCTGTACTTCCATCCGTGGGAAATAGATCCGAAACAGCCGAGAGTGCGTGTCGGAGGCAGGTCCCGTTTCAGGCACTATCTCAATCTGGACAAGATGGAACAGCGCCTGCGCTATCTTTTGAGCCGCAATCGTTTTTCAACCATGGGTGATGTTCTGCAGAAACGCGTTCTGGCGGAGGCGGAGGAAGGGCCGTCTTCCGGAGTTGGTATCCGGGAAGATGCCCCCGCTGAAAAAGGAGCGGTTCCGCAGCAGGAGGGGCTGTAG
- the xrtA gene encoding exosortase A translates to MSVVDQRGYYWMLLPLLAMAFMYFGIVGGMVDDWLNDENYSHGFIIPGIAAYFLWRSRVELVSSPVAPSFWGLVLVMMGGAMYLAGTVVQEYFLMRTSLIVILAGCIWNLFGYQILRLAALPIAYLIFMVPLPYTVYNSLAFPLKLFVARVAVFLLKFSGLPVLREGNVIIFPNITLEVVEACSGMRSLVSLIAMGVAYAFLALRYPWQRVLLVLSTVPIAVGSNVLRVYGTGVLSRYYGAEAAEGFFHEFAGIAVFLVALAGLVVFGAVLRFVGGRFHAK, encoded by the coding sequence ATGAGCGTGGTTGATCAACGTGGTTACTATTGGATGCTCTTGCCGTTGCTGGCGATGGCCTTCATGTATTTCGGCATTGTAGGCGGAATGGTTGATGACTGGCTCAATGACGAGAACTATTCCCACGGCTTTATTATTCCGGGAATTGCGGCCTATTTCCTCTGGCGTTCCCGAGTGGAGCTGGTGTCATCTCCTGTGGCTCCTTCCTTCTGGGGGCTTGTTCTCGTGATGATGGGCGGGGCCATGTATCTTGCCGGCACCGTAGTGCAGGAATATTTCCTCATGCGTACGTCCCTCATCGTCATTCTTGCCGGTTGCATCTGGAACCTGTTCGGCTACCAGATTCTGAGGCTGGCCGCCTTACCGATCGCGTATCTCATTTTCATGGTGCCGTTGCCATATACCGTGTATAATTCATTGGCTTTTCCCCTCAAGCTCTTCGTAGCACGGGTGGCAGTCTTCCTGTTGAAGTTTTCCGGCCTGCCCGTGCTGCGTGAAGGTAATGTGATCATATTCCCCAATATCACGCTTGAGGTGGTTGAAGCCTGCAGCGGCATGCGTTCTCTTGTAAGCCTTATAGCCATGGGGGTGGCTTATGCTTTCCTGGCCTTGAGGTATCCGTGGCAGAGAGTGCTTCTGGTGCTGAGTACCGTTCCCATAGCTGTGGGAAGCAATGTGCTGCGGGTCTACGGCACCGGAGTGCTTTCACGGTATTATGGCGCTGAAGCGGCTGAAGGTTTTTTTCATGAGTTTGCCGGCATAGCCGTTTTTCTGGTCGCGTTGGCTGGACTGGTTGTTTTTGGGGCTGTGTTGCGATTTGTCGGAGGGCGCTTTCATGCGAAATAG
- a CDS encoding exosortase C-terminal domain/associated protein EpsI — translation MRNRAILLSLLLVAFGVLGGMRSAVSTPSYIPFATFPAQLGEWMMQRSFSMTDGELRILQLSDYMLRRYASRDGAVVDLYVGYHGGGEETGPVHSPKNCLPGSGWLEQRIDTVSLALEDGQNITAMRAVYGKDGNVVVFYYWFDVLGVSYVDEFSLKFAEIMGVLLHNRRDALLVRVSVPTSGDVQVDNETVQSFVREFYPVLRQFIPV, via the coding sequence ATGCGAAATAGGGCCATTCTTCTTTCCTTGCTGCTTGTTGCTTTCGGTGTGCTCGGGGGAATGCGTTCTGCGGTATCCACTCCCTCCTACATTCCGTTTGCCACCTTTCCCGCCCAGCTTGGGGAGTGGATGATGCAGAGAAGTTTCAGCATGACCGATGGTGAACTGCGTATTCTGCAGCTTTCTGACTACATGCTGCGTCGCTACGCGAGCAGGGACGGTGCGGTTGTCGATCTGTATGTCGGCTATCACGGGGGTGGAGAGGAGACGGGGCCTGTTCATTCTCCCAAGAACTGTCTGCCGGGGAGCGGCTGGCTGGAGCAGAGAATCGATACGGTCTCTCTTGCTCTGGAAGACGGTCAGAACATTACGGCGATGCGGGCGGTCTATGGCAAGGACGGCAATGTCGTTGTCTTTTACTATTGGTTCGATGTTCTCGGAGTCTCATACGTGGACGAGTTTTCACTGAAGTTTGCCGAGATCATGGGAGTGCTCCTTCATAACCGTCGCGACGCACTGCTGGTTAGGGTGTCTGTTCCGACGAGCGGTGATGTGCAGGTCGATAATGAGACTGTTCAAAGCTTCGTGCGGGAGTTCTATCCCGTATTGAGGCAATTCATTCCGGTTTAA
- the prsK gene encoding XrtA/PEP-CTERM system histidine kinase PrsK encodes MFGIIEAGTAAILLVVLGGIRLRRGRSAIWSLPAFLVSGILIGLEQALLTMPELADRLLHPIIIMHALLCPAWLLFSYSYVREFSLSSLKGRSGVFFYGSFIPLIVAVLNKPDAFFYSPDFRFDQALFLEPLSFFFYLQILLFFFIAIGNIEVSLASAEHGVRWKVKYALLGAGTIIAVHVLFYSQALITRMINMDYLTLKSFGVIIGCVLFYYSEAVRNGSGVMLSGRKMARSAVSILAGVYLLGLGVVLEGYRYFGATFSKYALISLLFCVALGGAIMLFSDRIRRKLRLQMYTLFFKEKYDYRKQWMELTRNMSTARNTSELLHIVLVHMCETFGFAGAGFLPADRTDPCTLRTGVFHELPLFADVPRDDSKALFAMGGEALPLASLEGRVSPETYERLVLAEISMVLPVHAGTEPEGLLLFGRGIDFNEEHGPEDFQLLAVEAQQVGLTVRSFRHGEELAVAREMEAMGRVAALILHDLKNQVYPLSLMLGNAQEFMDNKEFQDDLLRTLRNTVNNMMKLIRQLTEVPDRSSLSREPVELAALAESVAALVPQATVVVRGGPEEVLGDKEQLEKVILNLFTNAIEAGGEPYIDVEVGRDGLSRFIKVSDRGGGIDETILREGLFTPFRTSKKRGMGIGLYHCRKIMDAHNGKVLVENKAGVGATFTLSFGSVPGQN; translated from the coding sequence ATGTTTGGCATCATAGAAGCTGGAACAGCGGCCATATTGCTGGTGGTGTTGGGTGGAATCAGACTGCGCAGAGGGCGTAGTGCCATCTGGAGCCTGCCTGCCTTTCTTGTCAGCGGCATTCTTATCGGACTTGAGCAGGCATTGCTGACCATGCCGGAACTTGCCGACCGGCTTCTGCATCCGATCATAATCATGCATGCCCTGCTGTGTCCGGCGTGGCTGTTGTTCAGCTACAGCTATGTCCGTGAGTTCAGCCTGTCATCGCTGAAGGGAAGAAGCGGTGTGTTCTTCTACGGTTCCTTCATTCCTCTTATCGTGGCTGTGCTTAACAAGCCTGATGCCTTTTTCTATTCTCCCGATTTCAGGTTTGATCAGGCGCTGTTCCTGGAACCTCTCTCATTTTTCTTCTATCTGCAGATTCTGTTGTTCTTCTTCATAGCCATCGGCAACATTGAAGTTTCTCTGGCCTCTGCAGAGCATGGCGTGCGCTGGAAGGTGAAATATGCATTGCTCGGCGCAGGCACCATCATAGCCGTCCATGTTCTGTTCTACAGTCAGGCGCTCATAACACGGATGATCAATATGGATTACCTTACCCTGAAGTCCTTCGGGGTAATCATCGGCTGCGTCTTGTTCTACTATAGCGAAGCCGTCCGGAACGGCTCCGGCGTCATGCTGTCCGGACGAAAGATGGCACGGTCCGCAGTGAGTATTCTTGCGGGCGTGTATCTGCTCGGTTTGGGGGTCGTTCTGGAGGGATACCGGTATTTCGGAGCCACTTTTTCCAAGTACGCGTTGATATCGTTGCTGTTCTGTGTGGCCCTTGGTGGCGCCATCATGCTGTTTTCCGACAGGATACGGAGAAAGCTGCGCCTGCAGATGTACACGTTATTCTTCAAGGAAAAATACGATTACAGAAAGCAGTGGATGGAACTGACCAGAAATATGTCAACCGCCAGAAATACATCTGAATTGTTGCATATCGTTCTGGTGCACATGTGTGAAACGTTCGGTTTTGCAGGGGCGGGCTTTCTGCCGGCAGACCGTACGGACCCCTGTACCCTGCGGACTGGTGTGTTTCATGAACTACCATTGTTTGCGGATGTTCCCCGTGATGACAGCAAGGCCCTCTTTGCCATGGGAGGTGAAGCTCTTCCGCTGGCCTCGCTTGAAGGCAGAGTTTCTCCGGAAACCTACGAACGGTTGGTGCTGGCGGAAATATCCATGGTGCTTCCTGTTCATGCAGGCACTGAACCTGAGGGCCTTCTCCTTTTCGGCCGCGGGATTGACTTCAATGAAGAACATGGGCCGGAGGACTTCCAATTGCTCGCTGTGGAAGCGCAGCAGGTAGGGCTGACGGTGCGGAGTTTCCGCCATGGCGAGGAGCTTGCCGTGGCCAGAGAGATGGAGGCCATGGGGAGAGTAGCGGCCCTGATCCTTCATGACCTGAAGAATCAAGTCTACCCGCTTTCTCTGATGCTCGGCAATGCGCAGGAGTTCATGGATAACAAGGAGTTTCAGGACGACCTTCTCCGTACGCTCCGCAATACCGTGAATAATATGATGAAGCTTATCCGCCAGCTTACCGAGGTGCCCGACAGGTCTTCCTTGTCCAGAGAGCCGGTTGAACTGGCCGCACTGGCGGAAAGTGTCGCCGCTCTGGTGCCGCAGGCCACCGTTGTGGTTCGGGGCGGGCCGGAGGAAGTGCTGGGTGACAAGGAGCAGTTGGAGAAGGTTATTCTCAATCTGTTCACCAATGCCATTGAAGCAGGCGGAGAGCCATATATTGACGTGGAAGTGGGAAGAGACGGTCTCTCCCGTTTTATCAAGGTGTCTGACAGGGGCGGCGGAATCGATGAGACCATTCTGCGGGAAGGGTTGTTCACTCCATTCCGTACCTCCAAGAAGCGGGGAATGGGTATCGGGCTCTACCACTGCCGCAAGATCATGGATGCGCACAACGGCAAGGTGCTTGTCGAGAACAAGGCCGGAGTGGGGGCTACCTTTACCCTCTCGTTCGGCTCTGTCCCCGGACAAAACTAG